A region of Lacinutrix sp. Hel_I_90 DNA encodes the following proteins:
- a CDS encoding acylneuraminate cytidylyltransferase → MKRIGFIPLRKGSKGIPNKNKRKMVGRPLFTWVLGEAIFSDLDEIIIYTDDEAIISFIAKEYQWTTKVKAHLRSDESASDTASTEMAMLEFCERIAYDFDAFCLLQATSPFTTRADINACLSKLNEGYDSALTVVNTHRFLWNENGTPINYNPLQRPRRQDFDGLLIENGAVYTTTKDALKKNKNRLGEKTAVVKMPEASLLEIDTENDWIAVEQLLIERQKRAKEASKITHVVLDVDGVFTDGTITYTKDGEHTKSFDMRDGMGLEIMRQFDIEVMVMTSENSELVARRMQKLKIEHVYLEVKDKYSLLQHIIKEQNLNINNFAYLGDDVNDLANICSVGWSLVPNNATAIVKQNADVVLSKPSGAGAIREACQFIMNYNKRF, encoded by the coding sequence ATGAAGAGAATAGGATTTATTCCATTGCGTAAAGGCTCAAAAGGCATCCCTAATAAAAACAAACGTAAAATGGTTGGAAGACCATTATTTACTTGGGTTTTAGGTGAAGCTATTTTTTCAGATTTAGATGAAATTATCATTTATACAGATGATGAAGCGATTATCAGTTTTATTGCAAAAGAATACCAGTGGACCACTAAAGTAAAAGCACACTTGAGAAGTGATGAAAGTGCTAGTGATACAGCATCTACAGAAATGGCCATGTTAGAGTTTTGTGAGCGTATTGCTTATGATTTTGATGCCTTTTGTTTATTGCAAGCCACGTCTCCCTTTACTACAAGAGCAGACATCAATGCCTGTTTGTCAAAATTAAATGAAGGCTATGATTCTGCATTAACCGTAGTGAATACCCATCGTTTTTTGTGGAATGAAAATGGGACGCCTATAAATTATAACCCATTACAACGTCCGCGACGTCAAGATTTTGACGGATTATTAATAGAAAATGGGGCCGTTTATACGACCACAAAGGACGCACTTAAAAAAAATAAAAACAGACTAGGAGAAAAAACGGCTGTAGTAAAAATGCCTGAAGCGTCTCTATTAGAAATAGATACAGAAAACGACTGGATAGCGGTAGAACAGTTGCTTATCGAGCGTCAAAAAAGAGCTAAAGAAGCCTCAAAAATAACACATGTGGTCTTAGATGTCGATGGTGTGTTTACAGATGGTACCATAACCTATACTAAAGATGGTGAGCATACGAAAAGTTTTGATATGCGTGATGGTATGGGCTTAGAAATAATGAGACAGTTTGACATAGAAGTGATGGTGATGACTTCAGAAAACTCTGAATTAGTTGCTAGACGTATGCAAAAACTAAAAATTGAACACGTATATTTAGAGGTGAAAGACAAATACAGTTTGCTTCAGCACATTATAAAAGAACAAAACCTAAACATTAATAATTTTGCCTATTTAGGTGATGACGTTAACGATTTAGCCAATATTTGTAGCGTCGGCTGGTCTTTAGTGCCTAATAATGCAACAGCTATTGTAAAGCAAAATGCAGATGTCGTATTATCTAAACCCTCTGGTGCTGGAGCGATTAGAGAAGCCTGCCAGTTTATAATGAATTATAATAAAAGATTCTAA
- a CDS encoding glycosyltransferase family 4 protein, which yields MHIAFITPEYPHPNIKYAAGIATSIKNLAIALVQKGVKVTVFTYHQERDVVFEDSGVVIHSIQKKSYELFTWFKYRKYLQNYINTIIKKETIDLLEAPDWTGVTAFMRFRVPLVIRFHGSDAYFCKLDNRRQKFKNFVFEKIALKGGQAYIAPTTFAGAETQKIFGLNINKIKTIHHGLQLERFVNETPQDFEVNTILYIGTIIRKKGVLELAQIFNTVLETNSKAKLVLIGGDAPDIKTGSDSTYKLMEKLFSDKAKPKVNYLGKIPYSEVKSHIKKAQVCVFPSFAETLGMVTIESMALQKPVVNTNMGWAQELIDDGVNGYLVHPADIEGYAKRITMLLNDVKLCASIGKAARKKVETTFDIEKQVGKNIDFYRAVLSKA from the coding sequence GTGCATATAGCTTTTATAACACCAGAATATCCACACCCTAATATAAAGTATGCTGCAGGGATAGCTACCAGTATAAAAAATCTGGCGATTGCTTTAGTGCAAAAAGGTGTAAAAGTAACAGTGTTTACATATCATCAAGAACGAGATGTTGTTTTTGAGGATTCAGGAGTCGTCATTCATTCTATTCAAAAGAAAAGTTATGAATTGTTTACTTGGTTTAAATACCGGAAGTACTTACAAAACTATATAAATACTATTATTAAAAAAGAAACTATTGATTTGTTAGAAGCACCAGATTGGACAGGTGTCACAGCTTTTATGCGCTTTCGAGTGCCTTTAGTGATTCGGTTTCATGGCAGTGATGCTTATTTTTGTAAATTAGATAACCGAAGACAGAAGTTTAAAAATTTTGTCTTCGAAAAAATAGCGTTAAAAGGGGGCCAAGCTTATATTGCACCAACCACCTTTGCAGGTGCAGAAACCCAAAAAATTTTTGGACTAAATATAAACAAGATTAAAACCATTCACCACGGGCTACAATTGGAACGTTTTGTGAATGAAACGCCTCAGGATTTTGAGGTCAATACTATTTTATACATTGGTACGATTATTAGAAAAAAAGGGGTTTTAGAATTGGCTCAAATTTTTAATACAGTATTAGAAACCAATTCAAAAGCGAAGCTGGTATTAATAGGAGGGGATGCGCCAGATATTAAAACCGGAAGTGATTCAACTTATAAATTAATGGAAAAACTGTTTTCTGATAAAGCAAAACCGAAGGTAAACTACCTGGGTAAGATTCCCTATTCAGAAGTAAAATCACACATAAAGAAAGCACAGGTTTGTGTCTTTCCTTCCTTTGCCGAAACCTTGGGTATGGTTACCATAGAGTCTATGGCGCTCCAAAAACCAGTCGTTAATACAAATATGGGTTGGGCTCAAGAATTAATAGATGATGGCGTGAATGGCTATTTAGTGCATCCTGCAGATATTGAGGGATATGCCAAAAGAATCACCATGCTTTTAAATGATGTAAAATTGTGTGCCAGTATTGGCAAAGCCGCACGAAAAAAAGTAGAAACCACCTTTGATATTGAGAAACAGGTAGGTAAGAACATAGACTTTTATAGAGCTGTACTATCAAAAGCATAA
- a CDS encoding exostosin family protein: MLKLYTDTQFLTETHRKEVFPLLFDLHFKPDERLAHYYEVVESIAACDIIVMPIDYTRFIKHKKAFDALLKASKTNHKPLWIYTAGDFGFTNYIKNSYTFRLGGFDSTLSDTNFIMPAFINDPYVAQMPNSFSVLKKTKKPSIGFVGHAQSGFLKYLKEGVGHLKVGVIRALHRVLVDAQVFYPSSVKRAGYLSALLKDNRIDSHFILRNKYRAGVTSEAEKQKSMIEFYENIFNNAYTFCSRGVGNFSVRFYETLAMGRIPILLNTDCRLPLHTTIDWKTHCVIIEEAEVHKMPAHILAFHEALSSADFENIQHNNREIWKTKLMRHAYFIAIHDVFIAKLEVHE, translated from the coding sequence ATGCTTAAACTGTATACCGATACTCAGTTTTTAACCGAAACGCATCGTAAGGAAGTGTTTCCGTTGTTGTTTGATCTGCATTTCAAACCCGATGAGCGGCTAGCACACTATTATGAAGTAGTGGAAAGTATTGCAGCCTGTGATATTATCGTGATGCCCATTGATTACACTCGTTTTATAAAACACAAAAAGGCGTTCGATGCCCTTTTAAAGGCTTCAAAAACAAATCACAAACCCTTATGGATCTATACAGCAGGCGATTTTGGGTTTACTAATTATATAAAAAACAGTTATACCTTTAGATTGGGTGGTTTTGACAGTACGTTGAGTGACACGAATTTTATTATGCCCGCTTTTATAAACGATCCTTATGTAGCACAAATGCCAAACTCTTTTTCTGTTTTAAAGAAAACAAAGAAGCCTTCTATTGGATTTGTTGGGCATGCTCAATCGGGATTTTTAAAGTATTTAAAAGAAGGCGTAGGTCACTTAAAAGTTGGTGTAATAAGGGCATTACATAGGGTGTTGGTAGACGCGCAAGTCTTTTATCCGTCAAGTGTAAAGCGTGCAGGGTATCTATCGGCTTTATTAAAAGATAATCGCATAGACTCCCATTTTATCTTAAGAAACAAGTATCGTGCTGGCGTGACTTCTGAAGCGGAAAAGCAAAAATCAATGATTGAGTTTTACGAGAATATCTTTAACAATGCCTATACTTTTTGCAGTCGTGGCGTGGGTAATTTTTCTGTCCGTTTTTATGAAACCTTAGCCATGGGGCGTATTCCTATTTTGTTAAATACAGATTGTCGCTTACCATTACATACCACTATCGATTGGAAAACCCATTGTGTGATTATTGAGGAAGCTGAGGTTCATAAAATGCCAGCGCATATTTTAGCCTTTCATGAGGCTTTATCATCTGCCGATTTTGAAAACATTCAGCATAACAATCGTGAAATCTGGAAAACCAAGTTGATGCGGCATGCTTATTTTATTGCAATTCATGATGTATTTATTGCTAAATTAGAAGTTCATGAGTAA
- a CDS encoding MBOAT family protein, with protein sequence MLFNSLLFLGFLPVVFLLYWFVFKKTLKIQNLFLLIVSYVFYGWWDYRFLSLILFSTLVDFFVAKQLANTEGPKSRKRILAVSLITNLGLLGFFKYYNFFIESWVEGWSAIGVTMQTSTLNIILPVGISFYTFQTLSYTIDVYRKQLQPTSNFIDFSAFVAFFPQLVAGPIERANHLLPQFQSKRTFNLERAKSGLHLIVWGLLKKVVIADSCAIYVNSIFSNYESASAMTLILGAVYFAFQIYGDFSGYSDMAIGISRLFGFDLMINFNYPYFSRNIGEFWRRWHISLSTWFRDYLYIPLGGSRGSKKRQVLNVFIIFLVSGFWHGANWTFVVWGFLNALYFLPSLLAKTNRRHTSNIKINNFKSGVIIAFQIMITFVLTCIAWVFFRADTVMEAFNYLYRITRLNFKIEYLSIDRYAPELVLLLLGFISVEWFSRFKQEPISGKHSLVKLTICILVIFVLGSFSNPQDFIYFQF encoded by the coding sequence ATGCTTTTTAATTCACTTCTTTTTCTAGGCTTTTTGCCTGTAGTTTTTTTACTGTATTGGTTTGTTTTTAAAAAAACTTTAAAAATTCAAAATCTATTTTTACTTATAGTTAGTTATGTGTTTTATGGCTGGTGGGATTACAGATTTTTAAGTTTAATACTATTTAGTACTCTTGTAGATTTCTTTGTCGCAAAACAATTAGCAAATACAGAAGGTCCTAAATCAAGAAAAAGAATTCTGGCGGTTAGTTTGATCACTAATTTAGGGCTTTTAGGTTTTTTTAAATATTATAATTTTTTTATTGAAAGTTGGGTGGAGGGCTGGAGCGCGATAGGTGTCACTATGCAAACATCGACTTTGAATATTATACTACCTGTGGGCATTTCATTCTATACCTTTCAAACCTTAAGTTATACCATCGATGTTTACAGAAAACAGCTTCAGCCTACTTCTAATTTTATAGATTTTTCTGCCTTTGTGGCTTTTTTTCCTCAATTGGTAGCAGGTCCCATAGAAAGAGCCAACCACTTACTACCTCAATTTCAAAGCAAAAGAACATTTAATTTAGAACGTGCCAAATCTGGACTGCATTTAATTGTTTGGGGATTATTAAAAAAAGTGGTCATAGCCGACTCCTGTGCCATTTATGTGAATAGTATTTTTTCAAATTATGAAAGTGCCAGTGCAATGACCTTGATATTGGGTGCTGTGTATTTTGCTTTTCAAATCTATGGTGATTTTTCAGGATATTCCGATATGGCCATAGGGATTTCGAGATTGTTTGGATTTGATTTGATGATTAACTTTAATTACCCCTATTTTTCAAGAAATATTGGAGAGTTTTGGAGACGTTGGCATATTTCACTTTCTACTTGGTTTAGAGATTACTTATATATTCCTCTAGGGGGGTCTAGAGGTAGTAAAAAAAGACAAGTACTAAATGTATTCATTATCTTTCTAGTCAGTGGATTTTGGCATGGAGCAAACTGGACTTTTGTTGTTTGGGGATTTTTAAATGCTCTGTATTTCTTACCATCGTTGTTAGCTAAAACAAACAGAAGACATACTTCAAATATAAAAATCAACAATTTTAAATCTGGAGTTATAATAGCATTTCAAATTATGATAACGTTTGTGCTCACCTGTATTGCTTGGGTTTTTTTTAGAGCAGATACAGTCATGGAGGCCTTTAATTATTTATATAGAATTACCAGATTAAATTTCAAAATCGAATATTTAAGTATAGATCGTTATGCTCCCGAATTAGTATTGCTACTGTTAGGGTTTATTAGTGTAGAATGGTTTTCTAGATTTAAGCAAGAACCAATTTCGGGTAAACATAGTTTGGTTAAACTAACGATTTGTATTCTTGTTATTTTTGTTTTGGGTAGCTTTTCAAATCCCCAGGATTTTATATATTTTCAATTTTAG
- a CDS encoding glycosyltransferase family 2 protein, with protein MMFIVLHNDGVVSSILDEALEPVSLFDTGNPVPITLKTIAQTNRKTLVVWCHEHLKEHVNSEAFETIFHHERIFASYNPSTTDYLPKQLGYVERSFFLKVNKTVTYPTWLMSSHIGGLNTEVLRNLTRHLNHNESFDYFLLSLAKRAMVEGLFCYSEHKLLTSKPTEVITTPQASKQELFKFVRQHYKWVWVIFLAWCYAIFERKTSVFSVLKCVFYKRLKTDFNLETIAIQSTKREIENKSIDVIIPTIGRKKYLYDVLQDLAKQTHLPKNVIIVEQNPQSNAVSELDYLLTEIWPFTIKHTFTHQPGVCNARNIALSQVESEWTLLGDDDNRFKSNLIESLFKAIEKYGVTVASTVYLQSHEAQTFFKTAQTSIFGSGNSIIKSELIQKTAFNLNYEFNYGEDSDFGMQLRHLGEDVIFLADVSITHLKAPMGGYRTKIKQQWEDAAIQPKPSPTIQLLYQTYFTKQQLLGYKLLLFLKLLKANGFKNPIAFKKRFKKQWQQSVLWSQKLKQQQHA; from the coding sequence ATGATGTTTATAGTGTTACATAATGACGGAGTGGTATCTTCAATTTTAGATGAAGCACTTGAGCCTGTGTCACTTTTTGATACTGGTAATCCAGTGCCAATAACCTTAAAAACGATAGCGCAAACAAACAGAAAGACTTTGGTGGTTTGGTGTCATGAACATTTAAAGGAGCACGTGAATAGTGAAGCTTTTGAGACTATTTTTCACCACGAACGCATTTTTGCCTCTTATAATCCATCAACCACTGACTATTTACCCAAACAGCTTGGCTATGTTGAACGCTCGTTTTTTTTGAAGGTAAATAAAACAGTAACCTATCCCACCTGGTTGATGAGTAGCCATATTGGCGGATTAAATACCGAAGTACTCCGCAATTTAACAAGACACTTAAACCATAATGAATCCTTTGACTACTTTTTGCTCTCATTAGCAAAACGTGCCATGGTAGAAGGTCTGTTTTGTTATTCTGAGCATAAACTATTGACTTCAAAACCTACAGAAGTCATTACAACGCCGCAAGCGTCGAAACAAGAACTCTTTAAGTTTGTAAGACAACATTACAAGTGGGTTTGGGTAATTTTCTTAGCTTGGTGTTATGCCATATTTGAGCGCAAGACTTCTGTGTTTAGTGTTTTGAAGTGTGTTTTCTACAAACGATTAAAAACCGATTTTAATTTAGAAACAATTGCAATACAATCCACTAAAAGGGAAATTGAAAACAAATCCATTGATGTTATTATTCCAACGATAGGTAGAAAAAAATACTTGTACGATGTGCTACAGGATTTGGCTAAACAAACCCATTTGCCTAAAAACGTGATTATTGTAGAACAGAATCCACAATCCAATGCAGTGTCAGAATTAGACTATCTATTAACAGAAATCTGGCCATTTACTATTAAGCATACCTTCACCCACCAACCAGGGGTTTGTAATGCCAGAAATATCGCATTATCCCAAGTGGAAAGTGAATGGACACTTTTAGGAGATGACGACAATAGATTTAAGTCCAACTTAATTGAATCACTATTTAAAGCTATCGAAAAGTATGGCGTAACAGTTGCATCTACCGTTTATTTGCAATCGCATGAAGCCCAAACCTTTTTCAAGACTGCACAAACCAGTATTTTTGGATCAGGAAATTCAATTATTAAATCTGAATTAATACAGAAAACAGCTTTTAATTTAAACTATGAATTCAATTATGGTGAGGATTCCGATTTCGGGATGCAATTGCGCCATTTAGGCGAAGATGTTATTTTTTTAGCCGATGTAAGTATTACACATCTTAAAGCTCCAATGGGGGGTTATAGAACTAAAATTAAACAGCAATGGGAGGATGCAGCGATTCAGCCAAAACCATCACCCACCATTCAATTATTATATCAAACCTATTTTACGAAGCAGCAACTTTTAGGCTATAAATTATTACTATTTTTAAAGTTGTTAAAGGCTAACGGCTTTAAAAACCCAATCGCATTTAAGAAACGATTTAAAAAACAATGGCAACAAAGTGTGCTTTGGAGTCAAAAGCTAAAACAACAACAACATGCTTAA
- a CDS encoding glycosyltransferase family 2 protein has product MSKPFTLIVCTYMRPQPVLQLLHSVTSQTFYPNEILIIDGSTTTETENILAENQFKNLKYFKVSAEDRGLTKQRNFGISKVEESSEIVCFLDDDIVLSPSYFEQLLGTYDTHPKTLAVGGYITNEVQWEKTDGLQDPSKFYYDGWMRSEPLRFKIRSKLALQPNAAPGIMPDFSHGRPVSFLPPSGKVYNIELLMGGASSYRVEIFKTLRFATYFEGYGLYEDADFSLRLTKMGDIYLNTNAQLVHNHDTLGRPNQFHYGKMVLRNGWYVWRVKYPKPSLKARVKWHGTAFLLTAIRIINGLTSKKKKEALTESLGRVVGWLSLVFNPPKVK; this is encoded by the coding sequence ATGAGTAAACCCTTTACATTGATTGTTTGTACCTATATGCGCCCGCAACCGGTGTTGCAATTGTTGCATTCGGTGACTAGTCAAACATTTTACCCCAACGAGATACTCATTATTGATGGCTCTACCACTACTGAAACGGAAAACATTTTAGCTGAAAATCAGTTTAAAAATCTAAAGTACTTTAAAGTGTCTGCTGAAGACCGTGGACTAACCAAACAACGGAATTTTGGAATAAGTAAAGTTGAGGAGTCATCTGAAATCGTTTGTTTTTTAGATGATGATATTGTGTTGTCGCCAAGTTATTTTGAACAGTTGCTAGGCACCTATGACACACATCCAAAGACATTAGCTGTTGGGGGCTATATTACCAATGAAGTCCAATGGGAGAAGACGGATGGCTTACAAGATCCTTCGAAATTTTATTATGATGGCTGGATGCGAAGTGAGCCCTTACGTTTTAAAATACGTTCTAAATTGGCTTTGCAACCCAATGCAGCACCAGGAATAATGCCTGATTTTTCACACGGAAGGCCTGTGAGTTTTTTACCGCCTTCAGGGAAAGTTTATAACATTGAACTTCTAATGGGTGGTGCTTCATCCTACAGGGTAGAAATCTTTAAAACGCTTCGTTTTGCAACGTATTTTGAAGGGTATGGCTTATACGAAGATGCTGATTTCTCGTTAAGATTAACAAAAATGGGGGACATCTATTTAAATACTAATGCGCAATTGGTGCATAATCATGACACTTTAGGGAGACCCAATCAGTTTCATTATGGCAAAATGGTACTAAGAAACGGTTGGTATGTATGGCGGGTGAAATATCCAAAACCTAGCTTGAAAGCACGGGTTAAATGGCATGGGACAGCATTCTTGTTAACCGCCATCCGCATTATAAATGGGTTGACTTCAAAGAAAAAGAAAGAAGCGCTTACCGAAAGTTTGGGTAGAGTCGTAGGATGGTTATCTTTAGTTTTTAATCCACCAAAAGTTAAATAA
- a CDS encoding N-acetylneuraminate synthase family protein, giving the protein MNTYKKPYIIAEIGCNHKGDMSIAKELIKVAKIFCNVDAVKFQKRHNKELLTEEQYNSPHPNPMNAYGNTYGAHREFLEFDVTQHQELKDYCEEIGLVYSTSVWDLSSAKEIASLHPEFIKIPSACNNNVAMLVWLCENYKGEIHISTGMTTKDEIDDLVRLFKKYNRNQDLVLYNCTSGYPVPFEDVCLLDINVLMDKYKDTVKHIGFSGHHLGIAVDVAAYTLGTNIIERHYTIDRTWKGTDHAASLEPMGLRKLSRDLNAVHKALRFKSQDILPIEQVQRDKLKNQKG; this is encoded by the coding sequence ATGAATACCTATAAAAAACCATATATTATTGCTGAAATTGGGTGTAACCATAAAGGCGACATGAGCATTGCAAAAGAACTAATTAAAGTAGCAAAAATCTTTTGTAATGTAGATGCGGTGAAATTTCAAAAGCGACACAATAAAGAGTTGCTCACTGAAGAACAGTATAATAGTCCGCATCCTAATCCCATGAACGCTTATGGAAACACGTATGGGGCTCACAGAGAATTTTTAGAGTTTGATGTGACGCAACATCAGGAACTAAAGGACTATTGCGAAGAAATTGGTCTTGTGTATTCAACCTCTGTATGGGATCTAAGCTCGGCAAAAGAAATTGCATCTTTACATCCTGAGTTTATAAAAATTCCTTCAGCCTGTAATAATAATGTGGCGATGTTGGTGTGGTTATGTGAAAACTATAAAGGCGAAATTCATATTTCTACAGGAATGACCACTAAAGACGAGATTGACGATTTGGTCCGTTTGTTTAAAAAGTACAATCGAAATCAAGACCTAGTGCTTTACAATTGTACCTCAGGGTATCCCGTGCCCTTTGAGGACGTCTGCTTATTAGATATTAATGTGTTAATGGACAAGTATAAAGACACCGTAAAACATATTGGTTTTTCTGGACACCATTTAGGCATTGCGGTAGATGTAGCTGCCTACACCTTAGGGACTAATATTATAGAACGGCATTATACTATAGACAGGACCTGGAAAGGTACAGACCACGCCGCGTCTTTAGAGCCCATGGGTTTGCGTAAGTTGTCTCGTGATTTGAATGCGGTACATAAAGCGTTGCGTTTTAAAAGTCAAGATATTTTACCAATCGAGCAGGTACAACGCGATAAATTAAAAAACCAAAAGGGATAA
- a CDS encoding serine O-acetyltransferase: protein MNLFSLIASDYKRYKTYGGHFFSIFFFTQGFWAVFQYRIAHWCYKLRIPVVKHIVLVLCLIWQKLIEILTGISIPYSVTIGHSFYIGHFGGIILNAKSSVGNHCNISQGVTIGVSGRDDKRGVPSIGNNVYIGANAVIAGKISIGDDCLIGANSLVVDSFEGGVTLLGVPAKVINTNSSKGYI from the coding sequence ATGAATTTGTTTTCACTTATCGCATCAGATTATAAAAGATACAAGACTTATGGGGGTCATTTTTTTTCCATTTTCTTTTTTACGCAAGGCTTTTGGGCGGTATTTCAATACAGAATCGCTCATTGGTGTTATAAATTAAGAATTCCAGTTGTAAAACATATAGTTCTAGTTTTATGCTTGATTTGGCAAAAACTAATTGAAATTTTAACCGGTATTTCTATACCTTATTCGGTAACAATAGGGCATTCCTTTTATATCGGGCATTTTGGAGGCATTATCCTAAATGCAAAAAGTAGTGTTGGTAATCATTGTAATATCTCACAAGGGGTTACCATTGGCGTTAGTGGTCGGGATGATAAACGAGGGGTTCCCAGTATAGGAAATAATGTATATATTGGCGCGAATGCGGTTATAGCAGGAAAAATAAGCATTGGCGATGATTGTCTTATTGGAGCAAACTCTTTAGTAGTCGATTCGTTTGAAGGCGGTGTGACACTGCTTGGTGTTCCTGCTAAAGTTATTAATACGAATTCTTCAAAAGGCTACATATAA
- a CDS encoding UDP-glycosyltransferase produces MKKKVFVFFPDGVGLRNFAFTDFKAIGEHMGFDITYWNNTVFSLKEELGFQEVKIEDHSSHKLLPIFSRARKRAELNVSRDKFNDSVYPTYKFPFSYKGLKNTFKSVYTKLLIGLYSSEVGVVKLRKKINALERSTSKYAYCKAQLEQHKPDLIFCTTQRATQAISALLAAKDLGIPTVAFVYSWDNVPKAMQVVETDYYFVWSDLMKVEVLKYYPYVKDEQVIVTGTPQFEPHFDNSLKQSRAAFFKAYNLDENKKYICFSGDDETTSPLDQYYLEDLANAVRRLNAKGENLGIIYRKCPVDFTKRYDAVIAANKDLIEVIDPIWKPVGDQWNQVLPAKEDFKLLYNVCEHSEFVTNVCSSTVFDFVAHKKPCIYYKYEQPQLKKGIRDIGQNYNYVHFRSMPSQDAAVFCTDKKDLEAIIKNILEGKTSNVEEGLKWFEIVAGKSPTRASKNIWEAIKKIL; encoded by the coding sequence ATGAAAAAAAAAGTATTTGTTTTTTTTCCTGATGGCGTAGGGTTGAGAAACTTTGCCTTTACTGATTTTAAAGCGATTGGTGAGCACATGGGCTTTGATATTACCTATTGGAACAATACAGTTTTTTCTTTAAAAGAAGAGTTGGGCTTTCAGGAGGTTAAGATTGAAGACCATAGCAGTCATAAACTATTACCCATTTTCTCCAGAGCCCGAAAACGTGCGGAGCTCAATGTGTCCCGTGATAAATTTAATGATTCGGTCTACCCAACCTATAAGTTCCCATTTAGTTATAAGGGTTTAAAAAATACGTTTAAAAGTGTTTATACAAAACTGCTTATTGGTTTGTATTCCTCAGAAGTTGGCGTGGTTAAACTTCGTAAAAAAATTAACGCCTTAGAGCGCTCGACTTCTAAATACGCGTATTGTAAAGCACAATTAGAACAGCATAAACCAGACTTAATATTCTGTACAACGCAACGTGCAACACAAGCAATTAGTGCCTTATTAGCGGCTAAAGATTTAGGTATTCCAACCGTTGCTTTTGTCTATTCTTGGGATAATGTCCCTAAAGCCATGCAAGTGGTGGAAACCGATTACTATTTTGTTTGGAGTGATTTAATGAAAGTTGAGGTTTTGAAATATTATCCTTATGTAAAGGACGAACAGGTTATAGTCACAGGAACACCACAATTTGAACCGCATTTTGATAACAGTTTAAAACAATCGCGAGCAGCCTTTTTTAAAGCATATAATCTGGATGAAAATAAGAAATACATTTGTTTTTCTGGAGATGATGAAACCACATCGCCCTTAGACCAATACTATTTAGAAGATCTGGCAAATGCGGTTAGACGCCTTAATGCAAAAGGTGAAAATCTGGGTATTATTTACCGTAAATGCCCTGTCGATTTTACAAAGCGCTATGATGCGGTTATAGCCGCAAATAAAGACCTTATTGAAGTTATCGATCCCATTTGGAAACCTGTTGGTGATCAATGGAATCAAGTTTTACCAGCAAAAGAAGATTTTAAATTACTGTATAATGTTTGCGAGCACAGTGAATTTGTGACCAACGTCTGTTCCTCTACCGTGTTCGATTTCGTGGCCCATAAAAAGCCATGTATTTACTATAAATATGAACAACCACAATTAAAAAAAGGGATTCGTGATATCGGTCAAAATTACAACTATGTGCATTTTAGATCGATGCCTAGTCAGGACGCAGCTGTTTTTTGTACAGATAAAAAAGACTTAGAAGCCATTATTAAGAATATTTTAGAAGGCAAAACCTCTAATGTTGAAGAGGGCTTAAAATGGTTTGAAATAGTTGCAGGGAAATCACCTACAAGGGCATCCAAAAATATTTGGGAAGCAATCAAAAAGATACTCTAA